From Spirosoma aerolatum, one genomic window encodes:
- a CDS encoding GH92 family glycosyl hydrolase, producing MKRLYTCLLLTGLALQVQAQKSAKQPVDLVNPIVDAANSRWFFFNSASRPFGMVNLSPDNAVNADWGAGYRYHLDSIKCFSHIHGWQLSGVPVLPTTGAFKGHLGADQYGSRFSHQKEVIKAGYHKVVLDAYAITAELTSTTRVGFHKYTFPAADQSHILFDFATFLGPSETQKGFVKKISNQEIEGYAIMAPTVRRPKILPVYFVAVFDKPFDSFNGWRKGQLEKIDNQIEGERIGAYVSFKTKAGEVRKMKVAISYVSEEQARLNLKTELPHWDFEKTVQDSRTDWNNWLSRIEVEDGSDTVRSRFYTDLWHALQGRRIISDVNGKYSDMTGPERRIRQIPLDANGKPRFNHHNSDSFWGAQWTINTLWHLVYPEVTESFVNSMVMMYQDGGLIPRGPAGGNYTYVMTGAATTPFIVSAYLKGIRGFDIEKAYEGMRKNHFPGGMMSKAGYEHNTFKGGGIEYYIERGYVPHPLSKTRYGFHQDGSTQTLEYAYQDYTLAQMAKKLGKTDDYTLFMKRSENYKNVWNPDIGWMWNRTLDGKWGEPVDILRYDNGWEEGNAAQYTWFVPHDVPGLINLMGGKEAFTAKLNSSFEKAQKHDFVSGKSHDKETQEQYRRVFINYGNQPSIQTAHLFNYAGSPWLTQYWTRQIIDKVYSGISPDAGYSGDEDQGLMGSLAVLLKTGLFSTNGGTSPEPFYEISSPIFNKITFKLNPAYYKGGQFVIETTNNSAQNLYIQSAQLNGKSLNSPWIKHETVVNGGKLQLTMGPQPNKAWGN from the coding sequence ATGAAAAGATTATACACCTGTCTACTCCTTACCGGGCTGGCCCTACAGGTTCAGGCGCAGAAATCGGCAAAGCAGCCAGTTGACCTGGTGAACCCAATTGTGGATGCGGCTAATTCGCGCTGGTTCTTTTTCAACTCGGCGAGTCGCCCGTTTGGCATGGTCAATTTAAGCCCCGACAATGCGGTTAATGCCGACTGGGGCGCAGGCTATCGCTACCACCTCGATAGTATCAAGTGCTTTAGCCATATTCATGGCTGGCAGTTGTCGGGCGTGCCTGTGCTGCCCACAACCGGGGCCTTTAAAGGGCATCTGGGAGCCGATCAATACGGATCGCGGTTTTCGCATCAGAAAGAAGTAATCAAAGCGGGCTATCACAAAGTCGTACTGGATGCATATGCCATCACCGCCGAACTAACCTCAACCACCCGCGTCGGCTTTCATAAATACACCTTCCCGGCTGCCGACCAAAGCCATATCCTGTTCGACTTCGCTACGTTTCTGGGCCCGTCGGAAACGCAAAAGGGTTTCGTAAAAAAGATCAGTAATCAGGAAATTGAAGGCTACGCCATCATGGCCCCGACCGTTCGACGGCCTAAAATCCTGCCCGTTTATTTTGTGGCTGTTTTCGACAAACCGTTCGACTCGTTTAATGGCTGGCGTAAAGGTCAACTCGAAAAGATCGACAACCAGATCGAAGGCGAACGCATCGGCGCGTATGTGAGCTTTAAAACCAAAGCGGGTGAGGTACGGAAGATGAAAGTTGCCATTTCGTACGTCAGCGAAGAGCAGGCCCGGCTTAACCTCAAAACCGAACTGCCCCACTGGGATTTTGAAAAAACGGTGCAGGATAGCCGCACCGATTGGAATAACTGGCTTAGCAGAATCGAGGTGGAAGACGGCTCCGATACTGTCCGCAGCCGCTTTTATACCGATCTCTGGCACGCCCTGCAAGGTCGCCGGATTATCTCCGACGTCAATGGCAAGTACTCCGACATGACCGGGCCAGAACGCCGTATTCGGCAGATTCCGCTGGATGCCAACGGCAAGCCCAGGTTCAACCACCACAACTCCGACTCGTTTTGGGGAGCGCAGTGGACCATCAACACCCTCTGGCATCTAGTCTACCCAGAGGTCACCGAATCGTTTGTGAATTCAATGGTGATGATGTATCAGGATGGCGGACTCATTCCGCGTGGCCCGGCGGGTGGCAACTACACCTACGTAATGACTGGGGCCGCTACTACGCCTTTCATCGTGAGTGCTTATCTGAAAGGCATTCGGGGTTTCGACATCGAAAAGGCTTACGAGGGAATGCGGAAGAACCACTTCCCCGGTGGCATGATGAGTAAGGCGGGTTACGAACATAACACCTTCAAGGGCGGGGGCATCGAATACTACATCGAACGGGGTTATGTGCCACACCCGCTCAGCAAAACCCGCTACGGCTTCCATCAGGACGGTTCCACGCAAACGCTCGAATACGCCTATCAGGATTATACCCTGGCGCAAATGGCTAAAAAATTAGGCAAAACCGACGACTATACACTATTTATGAAGCGGTCGGAGAACTACAAAAACGTCTGGAACCCGGACATTGGCTGGATGTGGAACCGAACCCTGGACGGCAAATGGGGCGAACCCGTCGATATTCTGCGCTACGATAATGGGTGGGAAGAAGGTAACGCGGCTCAATACACCTGGTTTGTACCACACGACGTACCGGGCTTAATCAACCTGATGGGTGGCAAAGAAGCCTTTACCGCCAAGTTGAACAGCTCGTTTGAAAAAGCGCAGAAACATGATTTTGTATCAGGCAAATCGCACGACAAAGAAACCCAGGAACAGTATCGCCGGGTATTTATCAACTACGGCAACCAGCCCAGTATTCAAACGGCCCACCTCTTCAACTACGCCGGTTCGCCCTGGCTGACGCAGTACTGGACTCGGCAAATTATCGACAAGGTATACAGCGGTATCTCCCCCGATGCGGGCTACAGTGGCGACGAAGATCAGGGGCTAATGGGTAGCCTCGCGGTTCTGCTCAAAACTGGCCTTTTCTCGACCAACGGCGGCACATCGCCCGAACCGTTTTACGAGATCAGCAGCCCTATTTTCAACAAAATCACGTTTAAGCTCAACCCAGCGTATTATAAAGGAGGTCAGTTTGTCATTGAGACAACGAATAACTCAGCCCAAAACCTGTACATTCAGTCAGCTCAGTTGAACGGAAAGTCGCTCAACAGCCCCTGGATCAAGCACGAAACCGTAGTGAACGGAGGAAAACTGCAACTCACAATGGGCCCACAACCGAATAAGGCATGGGGAAATTGA
- a CDS encoding glycoside hydrolase family 28 protein has protein sequence MKTHYLLLLGLLLYATDGFSQRKDYRITAYGAVADGETNNAAAIQKLIDKVSSTGGGRVIVPAGNFMIGSIYLKSGVELHIEKGGRLLGSTKRNDYSNKPSRPALISALNQTNVAITGQGVIDGQGQELMLDIFKLLRSGEMVQDTIWQVKRPNDRVFLVFMLGCTGVRISGISLKNSSEWVQDYRQCTNVTIDRMTVQSTAYWNNDGLDITDSRNVRITNCFINASDDAICLKSENPAMACENVTIDSCILRSSANGFKLGTASHGGFRNIKVRHLTVFDTYRSAIALESVDGGALEGIDIQYVNAKNTGNAIFIRRGHRNTTGHVGTLKGVYIAHVTVETPLHKPDQGYPIEGPPDHLHPGEDKMPKRPSSFHIYGHPWLPYNLIPSSIVGIPGYPVQDVVLEDITITYGGRADKNIAHIPLDKVTSVPENEANYPDFSMFGELPAWGFYMRHAEGIQFKNVRLQYKEADFRPAVVLDDVKNTTLTDVQIPTAKEMPVILFNNSTNVSTHNLKLPVEEAKGILKAN, from the coding sequence ATGAAAACTCACTACCTACTCTTACTTGGCTTGTTACTGTATGCAACCGATGGTTTCAGCCAGCGCAAAGACTATCGGATAACCGCTTATGGGGCCGTAGCCGATGGCGAAACCAACAATGCGGCTGCTATCCAAAAACTCATCGACAAGGTTTCTTCAACGGGCGGTGGTCGTGTCATTGTCCCCGCCGGGAACTTCATGATAGGTTCTATTTACCTCAAATCCGGTGTTGAGCTTCATATTGAGAAAGGAGGACGGCTACTTGGCTCCACCAAACGCAACGACTATAGCAATAAACCCAGTCGGCCCGCCCTCATTTCGGCGTTGAACCAAACCAACGTAGCCATCACAGGGCAGGGTGTCATCGACGGGCAGGGTCAGGAACTCATGCTCGACATTTTTAAGCTGCTGCGCAGTGGTGAAATGGTACAGGACACAATCTGGCAGGTGAAACGCCCCAACGACCGGGTGTTCCTTGTGTTTATGCTTGGGTGTACGGGCGTACGGATTTCAGGGATCAGCCTCAAGAATTCGTCGGAGTGGGTGCAGGACTATCGGCAGTGTACCAACGTAACCATCGACCGCATGACTGTGCAGAGTACCGCCTACTGGAACAACGATGGTCTGGATATTACCGACAGCCGGAACGTTCGGATCACCAACTGTTTCATCAATGCCTCCGATGATGCCATTTGCCTGAAATCAGAGAATCCAGCTATGGCCTGCGAAAATGTCACCATCGATAGTTGCATTCTTCGGTCAAGTGCCAACGGGTTTAAACTGGGGACGGCCTCACACGGCGGTTTTCGGAATATTAAAGTCCGCCACCTGACCGTTTTTGATACTTACCGCTCGGCCATTGCGCTGGAGTCGGTCGATGGGGGAGCACTCGAAGGTATCGACATTCAGTATGTCAACGCCAAAAATACCGGAAACGCCATTTTTATCCGCCGGGGCCACCGTAATACCACTGGCCATGTAGGTACGTTAAAAGGCGTGTATATCGCCCACGTTACGGTCGAAACGCCCCTCCACAAACCCGATCAGGGCTACCCGATTGAAGGCCCACCCGACCACCTGCACCCCGGCGAAGACAAGATGCCCAAACGGCCATCCAGTTTCCATATTTACGGGCATCCGTGGTTGCCCTACAACTTAATTCCTTCGTCCATCGTCGGTATCCCCGGTTACCCCGTTCAGGATGTCGTTCTCGAAGATATTACCATCACCTATGGCGGTCGGGCCGATAAAAACATTGCCCACATTCCGCTCGACAAGGTCACCTCCGTACCCGAAAACGAAGCCAATTACCCCGATTTTTCGATGTTCGGTGAGTTACCGGCCTGGGGTTTTTATATGCGCCATGCCGAGGGGATTCAATTTAAAAATGTGCGCTTACAGTACAAGGAGGCAGATTTTCGGCCCGCTGTCGTCCTGGACGATGTCAAGAATACAACGCTGACGGATGTGCAGATTCCAACGGCCAAAGAGATGCCTGTTATCCTGTTCAATAATTCGACGAATGTTAGTACGCATAACCTAAAACTGCCCGTTGAGGAGGCTAAAGGAATTTTGAAGGCGAATTGA
- a CDS encoding 3-keto-disaccharide hydrolase — protein sequence MLKHRLLISLVVLSTIPSFGQARWKDLFNGTDLKGWVKRNGNADYKIVDKTIVGVSQLNTPNTFLCTEETYGDFVLEMDVKVEKGLNSGIQIRSLSDPNQNNGRVHGYQVEIDPGNRAWSGGIYDEARSGWLYPLSINPKGQTAFKSGQWNKYHIEAIGPHLKTWINGIPCADVWDNQTARGFIALQVHQIKRQEQNGLTVQWRNIRIATENLPSVTIKGGDAIQEVSYLQNQLTEREQKQGWKLLWDGKTSNGWKLANADNFPTAGWAMQDGVLKVLGSKKDSVRKGGDIETVKEFANFELELDFKLTTGANSGVKYFVVDDPKKRPGTGAGPEYQILDDKVHPDAKEGVNGNRTTASLYDLITAENLSEGGTDKRMNVPGKWNKLRIVAKDGHVEHWLNNLKMVEYDRHSQIFRNLVAKSKYNTYPNFAQAPAGHILFQDHGDEVQFRSIKIREL from the coding sequence ATGCTGAAGCATCGTCTTCTTATTTCTTTAGTTGTACTATCCACCATACCCTCCTTTGGTCAGGCCAGGTGGAAAGACCTGTTCAATGGAACAGACCTGAAAGGCTGGGTCAAACGCAACGGCAATGCCGACTACAAGATCGTTGATAAAACCATTGTGGGCGTTTCGCAGCTTAATACGCCTAATACCTTTCTCTGCACCGAAGAAACCTATGGCGATTTTGTGCTGGAAATGGACGTCAAAGTCGAAAAAGGGCTCAATTCGGGCATTCAGATCCGAAGCCTGAGCGACCCCAACCAGAATAACGGGCGCGTTCACGGTTATCAGGTCGAAATCGACCCCGGCAACCGCGCCTGGAGCGGGGGTATTTACGACGAAGCCCGTAGTGGCTGGCTCTATCCGTTGTCGATCAACCCGAAAGGGCAAACGGCTTTCAAAAGTGGGCAATGGAACAAATACCATATCGAAGCCATTGGTCCTCACCTCAAAACCTGGATCAACGGCATTCCCTGCGCCGATGTCTGGGACAATCAGACAGCTCGCGGATTCATTGCCTTACAGGTACACCAGATTAAACGTCAGGAGCAAAACGGGCTAACCGTTCAATGGCGAAACATCCGAATTGCCACCGAAAATCTGCCGAGTGTTACCATAAAGGGCGGTGACGCCATTCAGGAGGTGAGTTACCTGCAAAACCAGTTGACCGAACGCGAGCAGAAACAAGGCTGGAAACTTCTGTGGGATGGCAAAACGTCGAACGGCTGGAAACTGGCGAATGCCGATAATTTCCCAACGGCAGGCTGGGCCATGCAGGATGGCGTACTGAAAGTGTTGGGCTCCAAGAAAGACAGCGTCCGCAAAGGGGGGGATATTGAAACCGTGAAGGAGTTTGCCAATTTTGAACTGGAGCTTGATTTCAAACTCACGACCGGGGCCAATAGCGGGGTGAAATACTTTGTGGTCGATGATCCGAAGAAACGCCCCGGTACGGGCGCTGGGCCGGAATACCAGATTCTGGACGATAAAGTCCATCCCGACGCCAAAGAAGGTGTCAACGGCAACCGCACAACCGCTTCGCTCTATGACCTCATAACAGCCGAAAACCTTTCGGAAGGCGGCACTGATAAACGCATGAATGTGCCCGGCAAGTGGAACAAGTTACGTATTGTTGCCAAAGACGGACACGTTGAGCATTGGCTGAATAACCTCAAAATGGTGGAGTATGACCGGCATTCGCAGATCTTTCGTAATCTGGTGGCCAAGAGTAAATACAACACCTACCCCAACTTTGCACAGGCCCCCGCCGGACACATCCTGTTTCAGGATCACGGGGATGAAGTGCAGTTCAGGAGTATCAAGATCAGAGAGTTATAA
- a CDS encoding RagB/SusD family nutrient uptake outer membrane protein: MKSLVNKRFTSFALALMCTVLAGCKEDFLDEKPVTTLTTDVYYATEAGFEDLVRACYPLLRNIHQARTLVLNGTDIFSQSGFSDPKFATLSTSPLEHYDVRLNASLADLQTLWTLLYAEIARTNTVMSRADGITTMAQATKDARIGEAKFLRALCYFYLVQQWGDVPMPLTEQTTASKEAKRVASADIYKQILSDLQDAESKLPVTASNYGRATKGAAQFLLARVYLTRGWNFKNALGGTAADFDLALQYADKIIDAYPLAATYSALFPQHSENPLKQYTGAQNDKNAEIVFAVQYNTDVLTNKTDPSFTQDAAGGSNLHSVFGGSGEGYPGTKGRTSDYNRHQPFHVTNPAAYRLFDPDNDSRYDWNFVEVGYALQAVSGFKPLPTTNANLKVDIKAGDTVVYFRPWNKPALTLAERGIDYGGKKNYSVVNLDEYGGGYGFINGSAVNVSGFPGDYPMMWKFWQPGIPYGDAYGTLNEIVFRSAEAYLIAAEAIVKGAKNGKLGTADVYYNKVLDRALTKKGIDPQCAKAPENLKSLETVSYRATPANISIDLILDERARELMGEYNRWFDLKRTGKLVERVKKYNPWAAKSASITDKHYLRPIPQSEIDLSYPPMPQNEGY; this comes from the coding sequence ATGAAATCATTAGTCAATAAACGGTTTACGTCTTTCGCCCTTGCCCTGATGTGTACAGTGCTGGCAGGTTGCAAAGAAGATTTTCTGGATGAAAAACCCGTTACTACCTTAACCACCGACGTATACTATGCCACGGAAGCGGGCTTTGAGGACTTGGTCCGGGCTTGCTATCCGTTGCTGCGAAACATCCATCAGGCCCGAACGCTGGTGCTGAACGGCACCGATATTTTTTCTCAATCGGGCTTTAGCGATCCCAAGTTTGCTACCCTCTCCACCAGTCCGCTGGAACATTACGATGTACGACTGAATGCGAGCCTGGCCGACTTACAAACCCTCTGGACGCTGCTCTACGCCGAGATCGCCCGGACCAATACGGTGATGAGCCGAGCCGATGGCATTACAACGATGGCCCAGGCAACTAAAGACGCCCGCATTGGTGAAGCCAAGTTTCTGCGTGCCTTATGCTATTTCTACCTGGTTCAGCAATGGGGGGATGTACCAATGCCGTTAACCGAGCAAACTACTGCCAGCAAAGAAGCGAAACGGGTTGCCTCAGCCGATATTTACAAACAGATTCTCAGCGACTTGCAGGATGCCGAAAGCAAGCTTCCAGTAACGGCATCGAACTATGGACGGGCCACCAAAGGAGCCGCTCAGTTTTTGCTGGCCCGTGTGTACCTGACTCGTGGCTGGAACTTCAAAAATGCGCTGGGCGGAACGGCCGCCGATTTTGATCTGGCCCTCCAATATGCCGACAAAATAATTGATGCCTACCCGCTGGCTGCTACGTACAGTGCGTTATTCCCACAGCATTCGGAAAATCCACTGAAGCAATATACAGGTGCCCAGAATGACAAAAATGCGGAGATTGTCTTTGCGGTACAGTACAACACGGATGTTCTGACCAATAAAACCGACCCTTCGTTTACCCAGGATGCCGCTGGCGGCAGCAACCTTCATTCGGTATTTGGCGGTAGTGGTGAAGGCTATCCAGGTACGAAAGGGCGAACGTCTGACTACAATCGCCATCAACCATTCCACGTCACCAATCCGGCTGCGTATCGATTATTTGACCCTGACAACGATTCTCGTTACGACTGGAATTTCGTTGAGGTCGGTTATGCCCTACAGGCCGTTTCGGGTTTTAAGCCACTGCCTACGACCAATGCGAACCTAAAAGTTGACATCAAAGCCGGGGATACGGTGGTGTATTTCCGCCCCTGGAACAAACCCGCCCTTACCCTGGCCGAACGCGGTATCGATTATGGGGGCAAAAAGAACTATTCGGTCGTAAATCTGGATGAGTACGGTGGGGGCTACGGCTTTATCAACGGCAGCGCTGTAAACGTCAGCGGTTTCCCCGGCGACTACCCCATGATGTGGAAATTCTGGCAACCGGGCATCCCCTATGGCGACGCGTATGGTACGCTCAACGAAATCGTCTTCCGGTCGGCCGAAGCCTATCTGATTGCGGCTGAAGCCATTGTAAAAGGAGCTAAAAATGGTAAGCTGGGCACTGCCGATGTATATTACAACAAAGTACTGGATCGAGCATTGACCAAGAAAGGCATCGATCCCCAATGCGCCAAGGCCCCGGAAAATCTAAAATCGCTGGAAACGGTTTCATACCGCGCTACCCCTGCCAACATCAGCATCGACCTGATTCTGGACGAACGCGCCCGCGAACTGATGGGTGAGTACAATCGCTGGTTCGATCTGAAGCGTACCGGGAAACTGGTTGAACGGGTCAAAAAATATAACCCCTGGGCCGCCAAAAGTGCGTCGATCACCGATAAACACTATTTACGGCCGATTCCGCAGAGTGAAATTGACTTGTCGTATCCGCCAATGCCCCAAAACGAAGGCTATTAA
- a CDS encoding TonB-dependent receptor, whose product MKNYVQLFRIPPKVYQVFLTQLVLSLLFFGISVAHDGYGQELLNKRISLKVENQPVKKVLSEIEKSAEIRFIYSSSLIRSERKITLNLDNSTLGTILESVLKPLQLDYKVLGKQIVLNRAEIKTGLIQNQPTELPVTSVAEIPVKGSVKDEKGEPIVGASVIIKGLTKGTTTDADGKFSLTVADKSAALIISFIGYETQSVPVGNRSMFDIILKTDLKQLDEIVVVGYGEIKKTDLTGAVASIQSKDIVRANPVVAARAIQGQVAGATVTKSSNKPGAGYSITIRGENTINNSTEPLVVIDGLIGGDLNNLNPNDIQSMDVLKDASSTAIYGARGANGVVIVTTKKGLSGKPRVSYDSYIGIKTPAHIPRLMNAQEFYKATYTDRVLEGATGATFTAAELDNIKSGRSTDWVDLITHPAVQTSQNLSVSGGSEKTTYRFSGGYLNENGNVLYTGFKRYNLNAGLDSKLGERVKVGFTSYLTYSNQDVGSQESLRGAYRARPTGTVYFSDLANPSENSDFNIDGYAYWMGINDKQVPNPLVDVEPANSKLQTTIMNALGNAYAEVSIVKGLTFRSSLSASYSATKIGDFRGQWSKSQIGTKPRAQYDNRTMGNYTLDNIVNYNLDMGKHKLTVTGLQSAFYQRNETYTIAAKDLPYASDWYALSTGTVTSYASSLTERSLLSFMGRINYTFNDKYLLTVTGRSDGASQLAEGNKWAFFPSVALAWRMGDEPFISNLNVFSNLKMRISYGQVGNSTVAPYSTQAGLINTGYDFDGTAAYGFAPANLANKDLRWERSKEFNLGIDFGFFKNRIAASLELYHRKTVDLILNQKIPTVTGFNQVVTNVGVIENKGIELTLNTVNISKQNFNWNSTFAFTLNRNKLLSLYGDGQTVDKGNKLFVGYPIKSNFDYQFAGIWQTADKDLALKYKQEPGSVRVVDQNNDGQISSTDAIDDRVILGTQLPNWILGVTNRFKYKNFDFSFFTYYRNGVQYNNSTLSGTFGEMNNTRYNKLASLDYWRSDNPSNTYFGVVAANPYRSAINYQDASFLRISDITLGFTLPRSLIDSWKISNARIYTQILNPIVVTKFTGFDPEFNSAIYQDDVPSAVYTLGVNFSF is encoded by the coding sequence ATGAAAAATTATGTACAACTGTTTAGGATACCTCCTAAAGTGTATCAGGTCTTTCTGACACAACTAGTATTATCCCTACTTTTTTTTGGAATTTCCGTCGCGCATGATGGCTACGGTCAGGAACTACTTAATAAACGAATTAGCTTAAAAGTTGAGAATCAGCCCGTAAAAAAAGTGCTAAGTGAGATTGAGAAATCAGCTGAGATTCGATTTATTTATAGTTCAAGTCTTATTCGCTCGGAGCGAAAAATAACCCTGAACCTGGATAATTCTACGCTAGGTACTATCCTGGAAAGCGTGTTAAAACCGCTTCAGCTTGACTACAAAGTTCTGGGTAAACAGATCGTTCTGAATCGGGCCGAAATCAAAACCGGCTTGATCCAAAATCAGCCTACTGAGTTACCCGTAACCAGTGTTGCCGAAATTCCCGTTAAAGGCAGCGTTAAGGACGAGAAAGGCGAACCCATCGTTGGTGCCAGTGTCATCATAAAAGGATTGACGAAAGGAACGACAACGGATGCCGATGGAAAATTTTCGCTTACCGTTGCGGACAAAAGTGCGGCTCTCATTATCAGTTTTATTGGCTATGAAACCCAAAGTGTTCCGGTTGGCAATCGGTCAATGTTTGATATTATTCTGAAGACCGATCTGAAACAACTGGATGAGATTGTGGTAGTGGGTTATGGCGAAATCAAAAAAACGGATTTGACGGGTGCCGTTGCGTCGATCCAGTCAAAAGATATTGTTCGCGCCAACCCGGTTGTCGCTGCCCGCGCCATTCAGGGTCAGGTAGCAGGTGCCACCGTAACCAAGTCGAGCAATAAACCCGGCGCCGGGTACAGCATCACCATTCGCGGTGAAAATACGATCAACAACTCGACGGAACCACTGGTGGTGATCGACGGATTAATCGGGGGCGATTTGAATAACCTGAACCCGAACGACATTCAGTCGATGGACGTCCTCAAAGATGCCTCATCAACCGCCATTTACGGGGCCAGGGGAGCAAACGGCGTAGTTATCGTAACGACTAAGAAGGGGTTATCGGGTAAGCCCCGCGTGAGTTACGATAGTTACATCGGCATAAAGACGCCCGCCCATATTCCCCGCCTGATGAATGCGCAGGAATTTTACAAAGCGACGTATACCGACCGTGTGCTCGAAGGCGCTACGGGGGCCACATTCACCGCTGCGGAACTGGACAATATTAAAAGTGGACGAAGCACCGATTGGGTCGATTTGATTACCCATCCCGCCGTTCAGACGAGTCAGAACCTGAGCGTATCGGGTGGTAGCGAAAAAACAACCTATCGATTTTCGGGCGGTTATCTGAACGAAAACGGAAACGTGCTGTATACGGGGTTTAAACGATATAACCTGAACGCGGGTCTGGATAGTAAGCTGGGCGAACGGGTGAAGGTTGGGTTCACGTCGTATTTGACCTACAGCAATCAGGATGTGGGTTCTCAGGAATCGTTACGGGGAGCTTACCGCGCCCGTCCAACTGGAACCGTTTATTTTTCAGACCTGGCCAATCCGTCTGAAAACTCGGATTTTAACATCGACGGCTATGCGTACTGGATGGGTATCAACGACAAGCAGGTGCCTAACCCATTGGTCGATGTTGAACCGGCTAATTCCAAATTACAGACGACAATTATGAACGCGCTGGGGAATGCCTATGCCGAAGTGTCTATCGTAAAAGGATTAACGTTCCGCTCGTCGTTGTCAGCCTCCTACAGCGCTACCAAAATCGGTGACTTTCGCGGGCAATGGTCAAAATCACAGATCGGCACCAAACCCAGAGCGCAGTACGATAACCGTACCATGGGCAATTACACCCTCGACAACATTGTCAATTACAACCTGGATATGGGCAAGCATAAGCTGACGGTTACGGGGCTGCAAAGTGCTTTTTATCAGCGCAATGAAACCTACACCATCGCAGCCAAAGACCTGCCCTATGCGTCGGATTGGTATGCCTTGTCCACAGGTACCGTTACGTCCTATGCCAGCTCGCTTACCGAACGCTCCCTGCTGTCGTTTATGGGGCGGATCAACTATACCTTCAACGACAAGTATTTGCTGACCGTAACCGGCCGTTCCGATGGTGCTTCTCAACTGGCCGAAGGAAATAAATGGGCGTTTTTCCCCTCGGTAGCGTTGGCCTGGCGCATGGGTGATGAGCCGTTCATCAGTAACCTTAATGTGTTTTCGAACCTGAAAATGCGGATCAGCTATGGACAGGTAGGCAACTCGACGGTGGCCCCATACAGCACCCAGGCAGGGCTGATCAATACGGGCTATGATTTTGATGGTACGGCGGCTTATGGCTTTGCACCCGCTAACCTGGCCAATAAAGACCTCAGATGGGAACGCAGTAAAGAGTTCAACCTCGGTATCGATTTCGGTTTCTTTAAAAACCGCATTGCAGCCTCGCTGGAATTGTACCACCGCAAAACGGTCGACTTGATTCTGAACCAGAAAATACCCACCGTTACGGGCTTCAACCAGGTCGTTACCAACGTAGGGGTCATTGAGAATAAAGGTATCGAACTGACCCTCAACACGGTAAACATTAGTAAGCAGAATTTCAACTGGAACAGTACGTTCGCCTTTACCCTGAACCGAAATAAACTGCTGTCGTTGTATGGCGATGGTCAAACGGTCGATAAGGGGAACAAACTCTTCGTCGGTTATCCAATCAAATCCAATTTCGATTACCAGTTTGCGGGTATCTGGCAAACGGCCGATAAAGATCTGGCGCTGAAATACAAGCAGGAGCCCGGCTCTGTTCGTGTAGTCGACCAGAACAACGATGGGCAGATTTCATCGACCGATGCCATCGACGACCGGGTCATTCTGGGCACCCAGCTCCCCAACTGGATTCTGGGCGTAACGAACCGATTCAAATACAAAAACTTCGACTTTTCGTTTTTCACCTATTATCGCAACGGGGTGCAGTATAACAACAGCACCTTATCGGGTACGTTCGGCGAAATGAACAACACCCGGTATAACAAACTGGCTTCCCTCGATTACTGGCGTAGCGATAACCCGTCCAACACCTATTTCGGTGTTGTAGCCGCTAACCCGTACCGGAGCGCCATCAACTATCAGGATGCCAGTTTCTTACGCATTTCAGATATTACCCTTGGCTTCACCCTACCCAGGTCTTTGATCGATAGCTGGAAAATTTCAAACGCCCGTATCTATACGCAAATCCTGAACCCGATTGTTGTTACCAAGTTCACGGGTTTTGACCCCGAATTCAATTCGGCCATCTATCAGGATGATGTTCCATCGGCAGTCTACACACTAGGCGTCAACTTCAGCTTCTAA